One stretch of Cohnella algarum DNA includes these proteins:
- a CDS encoding SDR family oxidoreductase produces the protein MEKTLAGKVAVVAGATRGLGRAIAIALGEAGAVVYCTGRSVRGNPSDIGRSETIEETAERVTRSGGTGIPVRVDHTDEQQVKALFERIADERAGRLDIAVNDVWGGDSLIDWEKKFWQQDLASGLLVQQRSVWSHMITSRYAAPMMVERGSGLIVEITDGWNYRYRGHLYYSLAKISSIHLAEAMAADLKPHGVAAVAVTPGFLRSEAMLDHFGVTEDNWRDAIKIEPHYAMSETPFYAARGIAALAADPRLLDKSGGIYTSWGLADEYGHADVDGRRPHWGNYAKEQGFYSE, from the coding sequence ATGGAAAAAACGTTGGCAGGAAAAGTGGCGGTCGTCGCGGGAGCGACGAGAGGGCTCGGCAGGGCGATCGCGATCGCGCTCGGCGAAGCGGGGGCCGTCGTGTATTGCACGGGCAGAAGCGTCCGGGGCAATCCGTCGGACATCGGGCGGAGCGAAACGATCGAGGAAACGGCGGAGCGGGTGACCCGTTCGGGCGGAACCGGCATTCCCGTTCGCGTCGATCATACGGACGAGCAGCAGGTAAAGGCGCTGTTCGAGCGGATCGCGGACGAGCGGGCGGGCCGTCTGGACATCGCCGTCAACGACGTCTGGGGCGGAGATTCGCTGATCGATTGGGAGAAAAAATTTTGGCAGCAGGATCTGGCAAGCGGATTGCTCGTCCAGCAGCGCTCGGTCTGGTCCCATATGATCACGAGCCGTTACGCCGCGCCGATGATGGTCGAACGGGGGAGCGGGCTGATCGTCGAAATTACCGACGGCTGGAATTACCGCTATCGGGGTCATCTGTATTACAGCTTGGCGAAAATTTCGTCCATTCACCTCGCCGAAGCGATGGCCGCCGATTTGAAGCCGCACGGCGTCGCCGCGGTCGCCGTTACGCCCGGTTTTTTGCGCTCGGAGGCGATGCTCGACCATTTCGGCGTCACGGAGGACAATTGGCGCGACGCGATCAAGATCGAACCGCATTACGCCATGTCGGAGACGCCGTTCTATGCGGCCCGGGGAATCGCGGCGCTCGCCGCCGACCCCAGACTGCTCGACAAGAGCGGCGGCATCTACACGTCGTGGGGATTGGCGGACGAATACGGGCATGCGGACGTCGACGGCCGGCGGCCCCATTGGGGAAATTACGCGAAGGAGCAGGGCTTTTACTCCGAGTGA
- a CDS encoding helix-turn-helix transcriptional regulator has translation MRGDRLLRILHLLQAQGKATTGELARRLEVSPRTVHRDMESLSASGFPIYAERGASGGWVLQEGYRTRLTGLTTGEITALLALQSSSAVRDLKLPDDTSSALRKLFSALPPARRDEAEFVRRHLHIDGAGWHEAGEPAPFLETVQKAVWEQRKMLIRYVGADERIHAPFAVCPWGLVAKRQTWYFAGQVEEERGEDRKAGKVPDRNAVSDGNADRKGGPDPEASPKAKSGPKREPKPEPDVKPDAMACASPEDRVRTFRVSRLVSAELLEDRFQVPETFDLASWWQRSTARFKASLPSYPAQVRVRTDAWRQFASERYVRILSSRQASEAWVEADVDLQTESYAARLLLGLGASALALRPESLRQSMANEAAALLKLYAEGGEAFPEADSRSTD, from the coding sequence ATGCGAGGCGACCGGCTGCTGCGAATTCTCCATTTGCTGCAGGCTCAAGGAAAAGCGACGACCGGCGAGCTCGCCCGCCGGCTGGAGGTGTCGCCGCGAACCGTGCATCGCGATATGGAATCGCTGTCCGCGAGCGGCTTTCCGATTTACGCGGAAAGAGGCGCGAGCGGCGGCTGGGTGCTGCAGGAAGGCTACCGGACCCGGCTGACGGGACTGACGACGGGGGAAATTACCGCGCTGCTGGCGCTGCAATCGTCGAGCGCGGTGCGCGACCTGAAGCTCCCGGACGACACGTCGAGCGCGCTGCGCAAGCTGTTCTCCGCGCTGCCGCCCGCGAGGCGGGACGAAGCCGAATTCGTCCGCCGCCATCTGCATATCGACGGGGCCGGGTGGCATGAAGCCGGCGAGCCGGCGCCTTTTTTGGAGACGGTGCAGAAGGCCGTGTGGGAGCAGCGGAAAATGCTCATCCGCTACGTTGGCGCGGATGAGCGGATTCACGCTCCGTTCGCCGTCTGTCCGTGGGGGTTGGTGGCCAAACGGCAAACCTGGTACTTCGCCGGTCAGGTGGAGGAGGAACGCGGGGAAGATCGCAAAGCGGGGAAAGTCCCGGACCGGAACGCCGTATCGGACGGGAACGCCGATCGAAAGGGCGGCCCGGATCCGGAAGCGAGCCCGAAAGCGAAATCCGGTCCGAAACGCGAGCCGAAGCCGGAGCCCGACGTTAAACCGGACGCCATGGCCTGCGCTTCGCCCGAAGACCGGGTGCGCACGTTCCGCGTTTCCCGGCTCGTTTCGGCCGAGCTGTTGGAAGATCGTTTTCAAGTGCCCGAAACGTTCGACCTCGCTTCCTGGTGGCAGCGGTCGACCGCCCGGTTCAAAGCCTCGCTCCCCAGCTATCCGGCGCAAGTGCGGGTGAGGACCGACGCTTGGCGGCAATTCGCCTCGGAACGATATGTTCGCATATTGTCCTCCCGGCAAGCGTCGGAGGCTTGGGTCGAGGCCGATGTCGACTTGCAAACCGAGTCGTACGCGGCGCGGCTGCTGCTCGGGTTGGGCGCCTCCGCCCTCGCGCTCCGGCCGGAATCGCTCCGGCAGTCCATGGCGAATGAGGCCGCGGCCCTGCTGAAGCTGTACGCGGAGGGCGGGGAGGCGTTCCCCGAGGCGGACAGCCGGTCAACCGATTGA